The following DNA comes from Halobacillus litoralis.
ACGACCCACGAGCAAGTTTCTGACACACTCACAGAAGGAACATTTGATGGGAAAATAGATGAAGTGGACAAAAACGGAAACCTTGTCACCCACAAAGGGAAAGAAATTAAAAGGAAGAGAAAGTAATGGGAAGGCGAAATAACCTGCTGATCCCTGAAGCGAGAGAAGGAATGGACAAACTTAAAGTGGAACTGATGGCGACTACAAATCAAGAGGACACTAAGTATGAAGTGGCCAGGGAACAGGGCATCCCTTTGAAACGTGGAAATAATGGTGACTTAACCACACGGGAAGCCGGTCAAATTGGCGGACAAATCGGAGGCCGTATGGTCAAGGAACTGATTAGAAGAGCACAGCAGCAAATAGAGGATAACCAAAAGAGGCGCTGAACACGCCTCTTTTTTTAATAGTTATCTATGGTAATACAAAAAAGTCCGCTTAGGCATTACAAAATGAACTTTGTGATCTTGTTATATTTTCACTTCAGATA
Coding sequences within:
- a CDS encoding YozQ family protein, with the translated sequence MKKKKDQGVRNYQPSDYEKEDFVSKGLATTHEQVSDTLTEGTFDGKIDEVDKNGNLVTHKGKEIKRKRK
- a CDS encoding alpha/beta-type small acid-soluble spore protein translates to MGRRNNLLIPEAREGMDKLKVELMATTNQEDTKYEVAREQGIPLKRGNNGDLTTREAGQIGGQIGGRMVKELIRRAQQQIEDNQKRR